From one Ictalurus punctatus breed USDA103 chromosome 20, Coco_2.0, whole genome shotgun sequence genomic stretch:
- the taf15 gene encoding TATA-binding protein-associated factor 2N isoform X3 — protein sequence MASDSGYGQPGAPQSYGSYGGSQGYQHGAQGYGQDSYSQSSQGYSGYGQQQQSYEGYGQPSTDASSGYGDKPYGQQGSYGQQGSYGQQSEAGPGQSGGSYGGPSGGYGRRNEGDSRRYGGGDEGGDRSEGYRGRGRGGYERGGYERGGYDRGGFDRGGRGGGPPSGVGGGDRGGYKNYGGPRDYGQRDDSGEEQDNSDNNTIFVQGLGEEVTTHEVAEFFKQIGIIKLNKKTGKPMINLYTDKATGRLKGEATVSFDDPPSAKAAIDWFDGKEFNGKPIKVSFATRRAEFSQRGGGGGGGGGGGRGRGGFRGRGSFGGGPSFDVKGGDWLCPNSSCGNMNFARRFECNKCGTPKPGDSFGDRGGRGGFGGDRGGFRGGRGGFRGGDRGGYGGGDRGGYGGGYKMGGRGEHREERRDRPY from the exons ATGGCTTCTG ATTCAGGCTATGGGCAGCCTGGAGCCCCACAAAG CTATGGATCTTATGGTGGATCCCAGGGCTATCAACATGGTGCACAG GGTTATGGTCAAG ACAGTTACAGTCAGTCATCACAAGGCTACTCTGGCTACggacagcagcagcagagcTATGAAGGTTACGGGCAGCCGAGCACCGATGCTTCGTCGGG TTATGGAGACAAGCCTTATGGACAGCAGGGTTCTTATGGACAGCAAGGTTCATATGGGCAGCAGTCTGAAGCAGGACCTGGCCAGTCTGGGGGCTCATACGGCGGTCCGTCAGGAGGTTATGGAAGGCGAAATGAGG GTGATAGCAGGCgatatggtggtggtgatgaaggaGGCGACAGGTCTGAGGGGTACAGGGGAAGAGGGCGTGGAGGTTATGAGCGTGGAGGCTATGAACGTGGGGGTTATGATCGTGGTGGCTTCGACCGAGGTGGAAGAGGAGGTGGTCCGCCCTCCGGTGTGGG TGGTGGTGACCGTGGTGGCTACAAAAATTACGGTG GACCCAGAGATTATGGTCAAAGGGATGATTCAG GTGAAGAACAGGACAACTCTGACAACAACACAATCTTTGTCCAAGGCCTTGGAGAGGAGGTCACAACTCATGAAGTTGCTGAATTCTTCAAACAGATTGGAATTATTAAG ttgaATAAAAAGACTGGCAAACCTATGATTAACCTGTACACTGACAAAGCCACTGGTAGACTGAAGGGTGAAGCAACAGTCTCATTTGATGACCCTCCTTCTGCAAAGGCTGCCATTGACTGGTTTGACG GCAAGGAGTTCAATGGAAAGCCCATTAAGGTGTCCTTTGCCACCAGACGGGCAGAGTTCTCccaaagaggaggaggaggtgggggaggagggggaggagggagaggacGTGGAG GTTTCAGAGGTCGAGGAAGCTTTGGTGGAGGTCCCAGTTTTGACGTTAAAGGTGGAGACTGGCTTTGTCCCAACAG CTCTTGTGGAAACATGAACTTTGCCAGGAGATTTGAATGCAACAAATGTGGTACACCAAAACCTGGAGACAGTTTTGGAG ACCGTGGCGGTAGAGGAGGCTTTGGTGGTGACCGTGGTGGTTTCAGAGGTGGAAGAGGCGGTTTCAGAGGTGGAGACCGTGGTGGTTACGGTGGTGGAGATCGTGGGGGCTATGGTGGTGGATACAAGATGGGAGGAAG AGGGGAGCacagagaggaaagaagagacCGGCCCTACTAA
- the taf15 gene encoding TATA-binding protein-associated factor 2N isoform X2 has protein sequence MGSLEPHKAMDLMVDPRAINMVHRVMVKVMAAAHMVDRVTKVMDSQTVTVSHHKATLATDSSSRAMKVTGSRAPMLRRVMETSLMDSRVLMDSKVHMGSSLKQDLASLGAHTAVRQEVMEGEMRVIAGDMVVVMKEATGLRGTGEEGVEVMSVEAMNVGVMIVVASTEVEEEVVRPPVWGPRDYGQRDDSGEEQDNSDNNTIFVQGLGEEVTTHEVAEFFKQIGIIKLNKKTGKPMINLYTDKATGRLKGEATVSFDDPPSAKAAIDWFDGKEFNGKPIKVSFATRRAEFSQRGGGGGGGGGGGRGRGGFRGRGSFGGGPSFDVKGGDWLCPNSSCGNMNFARRFECNKCGTPKPGDSFGDRGGRGGFGGDRGGFRGGRGGFRGGDRGGYGGGDRGGYGGGYKMGGRGEHREERRDRPY, from the exons ATGGGCAGCCTGGAGCCCCACAAAG CTATGGATCTTATGGTGGATCCCAGGGCTATCAACATGGTGCACAG GGTTATGGTCAAGGTAATGGCGGCAGCTCATATGGTGGACAGAGTTACGAAGGTTATGGACAGTCAG ACAGTTACAGTCAGTCATCACAAGGCTACTCTGGCTACggacagcagcagcagagcTATGAAGGTTACGGGCAGCCGAGCACCGATGCTTCGTCGGG TTATGGAGACAAGCCTTATGGACAGCAGGGTTCTTATGGACAGCAAGGTTCATATGGGCAGCAGTCTGAAGCAGGACCTGGCCAGTCTGGGGGCTCATACGGCGGTCCGTCAGGAGGTTATGGAAGGCGAAATGAGG GTGATAGCAGGCgatatggtggtggtgatgaaggaGGCGACAGGTCTGAGGGGTACAGGGGAAGAGGGCGTGGAGGTTATGAGCGTGGAGGCTATGAACGTGGGGGTTATGATCGTGGTGGCTTCGACCGAGGTGGAAGAGGAGGTGGTCCGCCCTCCGGTGTGGG GACCCAGAGATTATGGTCAAAGGGATGATTCAG GTGAAGAACAGGACAACTCTGACAACAACACAATCTTTGTCCAAGGCCTTGGAGAGGAGGTCACAACTCATGAAGTTGCTGAATTCTTCAAACAGATTGGAATTATTAAG ttgaATAAAAAGACTGGCAAACCTATGATTAACCTGTACACTGACAAAGCCACTGGTAGACTGAAGGGTGAAGCAACAGTCTCATTTGATGACCCTCCTTCTGCAAAGGCTGCCATTGACTGGTTTGACG GCAAGGAGTTCAATGGAAAGCCCATTAAGGTGTCCTTTGCCACCAGACGGGCAGAGTTCTCccaaagaggaggaggaggtgggggaggagggggaggagggagaggacGTGGAG GTTTCAGAGGTCGAGGAAGCTTTGGTGGAGGTCCCAGTTTTGACGTTAAAGGTGGAGACTGGCTTTGTCCCAACAG CTCTTGTGGAAACATGAACTTTGCCAGGAGATTTGAATGCAACAAATGTGGTACACCAAAACCTGGAGACAGTTTTGGAG ACCGTGGCGGTAGAGGAGGCTTTGGTGGTGACCGTGGTGGTTTCAGAGGTGGAAGAGGCGGTTTCAGAGGTGGAGACCGTGGTGGTTACGGTGGTGGAGATCGTGGGGGCTATGGTGGTGGATACAAGATGGGAGGAAG AGGGGAGCacagagaggaaagaagagacCGGCCCTACTAA
- the taf15 gene encoding TATA-binding protein-associated factor 2N isoform X1 yields MASDSGYGQPGAPQSYGSYGGSQGYQHGAQGYGQGNGGSSYGGQSYEGYGQSDSYSQSSQGYSGYGQQQQSYEGYGQPSTDASSGYGDKPYGQQGSYGQQGSYGQQSEAGPGQSGGSYGGPSGGYGRRNEGDSRRYGGGDEGGDRSEGYRGRGRGGYERGGYERGGYDRGGFDRGGRGGGPPSGVGGGDRGGYKNYGGPRDYGQRDDSGEEQDNSDNNTIFVQGLGEEVTTHEVAEFFKQIGIIKLNKKTGKPMINLYTDKATGRLKGEATVSFDDPPSAKAAIDWFDGKEFNGKPIKVSFATRRAEFSQRGGGGGGGGGGGRGRGGFRGRGSFGGGPSFDVKGGDWLCPNSSCGNMNFARRFECNKCGTPKPGDSFGDRGGRGGFGGDRGGFRGGRGGFRGGDRGGYGGGDRGGYGGGYKMGGRGEHREERRDRPY; encoded by the exons ATGGCTTCTG ATTCAGGCTATGGGCAGCCTGGAGCCCCACAAAG CTATGGATCTTATGGTGGATCCCAGGGCTATCAACATGGTGCACAG GGTTATGGTCAAGGTAATGGCGGCAGCTCATATGGTGGACAGAGTTACGAAGGTTATGGACAGTCAG ACAGTTACAGTCAGTCATCACAAGGCTACTCTGGCTACggacagcagcagcagagcTATGAAGGTTACGGGCAGCCGAGCACCGATGCTTCGTCGGG TTATGGAGACAAGCCTTATGGACAGCAGGGTTCTTATGGACAGCAAGGTTCATATGGGCAGCAGTCTGAAGCAGGACCTGGCCAGTCTGGGGGCTCATACGGCGGTCCGTCAGGAGGTTATGGAAGGCGAAATGAGG GTGATAGCAGGCgatatggtggtggtgatgaaggaGGCGACAGGTCTGAGGGGTACAGGGGAAGAGGGCGTGGAGGTTATGAGCGTGGAGGCTATGAACGTGGGGGTTATGATCGTGGTGGCTTCGACCGAGGTGGAAGAGGAGGTGGTCCGCCCTCCGGTGTGGG TGGTGGTGACCGTGGTGGCTACAAAAATTACGGTG GACCCAGAGATTATGGTCAAAGGGATGATTCAG GTGAAGAACAGGACAACTCTGACAACAACACAATCTTTGTCCAAGGCCTTGGAGAGGAGGTCACAACTCATGAAGTTGCTGAATTCTTCAAACAGATTGGAATTATTAAG ttgaATAAAAAGACTGGCAAACCTATGATTAACCTGTACACTGACAAAGCCACTGGTAGACTGAAGGGTGAAGCAACAGTCTCATTTGATGACCCTCCTTCTGCAAAGGCTGCCATTGACTGGTTTGACG GCAAGGAGTTCAATGGAAAGCCCATTAAGGTGTCCTTTGCCACCAGACGGGCAGAGTTCTCccaaagaggaggaggaggtgggggaggagggggaggagggagaggacGTGGAG GTTTCAGAGGTCGAGGAAGCTTTGGTGGAGGTCCCAGTTTTGACGTTAAAGGTGGAGACTGGCTTTGTCCCAACAG CTCTTGTGGAAACATGAACTTTGCCAGGAGATTTGAATGCAACAAATGTGGTACACCAAAACCTGGAGACAGTTTTGGAG ACCGTGGCGGTAGAGGAGGCTTTGGTGGTGACCGTGGTGGTTTCAGAGGTGGAAGAGGCGGTTTCAGAGGTGGAGACCGTGGTGGTTACGGTGGTGGAGATCGTGGGGGCTATGGTGGTGGATACAAGATGGGAGGAAG AGGGGAGCacagagaggaaagaagagacCGGCCCTACTAA
- the taf15 gene encoding TATA-binding protein-associated factor 2N isoform X4, whose translation MGSLEPHKAMDLMVDPRAINMVHRVMVKTVTVSHHKATLATDSSSRAMKVTGSRAPMLRRVMETSLMDSRVLMDSKVHMGSSLKQDLASLGAHTAVRQEVMEGEMRVIAGDMVVVMKEATGLRGTGEEGVEVMSVEAMNVGVMIVVASTEVEEEVVRPPVWGPRDYGQRDDSGEEQDNSDNNTIFVQGLGEEVTTHEVAEFFKQIGIIKLNKKTGKPMINLYTDKATGRLKGEATVSFDDPPSAKAAIDWFDGKEFNGKPIKVSFATRRAEFSQRGGGGGGGGGGGRGRGGFRGRGSFGGGPSFDVKGGDWLCPNSSCGNMNFARRFECNKCGTPKPGDSFGDRGGRGGFGGDRGGFRGGRGGFRGGDRGGYGGGDRGGYGGGYKMGGRGEHREERRDRPY comes from the exons ATGGGCAGCCTGGAGCCCCACAAAG CTATGGATCTTATGGTGGATCCCAGGGCTATCAACATGGTGCACAG GGTTATGGTCAAG ACAGTTACAGTCAGTCATCACAAGGCTACTCTGGCTACggacagcagcagcagagcTATGAAGGTTACGGGCAGCCGAGCACCGATGCTTCGTCGGG TTATGGAGACAAGCCTTATGGACAGCAGGGTTCTTATGGACAGCAAGGTTCATATGGGCAGCAGTCTGAAGCAGGACCTGGCCAGTCTGGGGGCTCATACGGCGGTCCGTCAGGAGGTTATGGAAGGCGAAATGAGG GTGATAGCAGGCgatatggtggtggtgatgaaggaGGCGACAGGTCTGAGGGGTACAGGGGAAGAGGGCGTGGAGGTTATGAGCGTGGAGGCTATGAACGTGGGGGTTATGATCGTGGTGGCTTCGACCGAGGTGGAAGAGGAGGTGGTCCGCCCTCCGGTGTGGG GACCCAGAGATTATGGTCAAAGGGATGATTCAG GTGAAGAACAGGACAACTCTGACAACAACACAATCTTTGTCCAAGGCCTTGGAGAGGAGGTCACAACTCATGAAGTTGCTGAATTCTTCAAACAGATTGGAATTATTAAG ttgaATAAAAAGACTGGCAAACCTATGATTAACCTGTACACTGACAAAGCCACTGGTAGACTGAAGGGTGAAGCAACAGTCTCATTTGATGACCCTCCTTCTGCAAAGGCTGCCATTGACTGGTTTGACG GCAAGGAGTTCAATGGAAAGCCCATTAAGGTGTCCTTTGCCACCAGACGGGCAGAGTTCTCccaaagaggaggaggaggtgggggaggagggggaggagggagaggacGTGGAG GTTTCAGAGGTCGAGGAAGCTTTGGTGGAGGTCCCAGTTTTGACGTTAAAGGTGGAGACTGGCTTTGTCCCAACAG CTCTTGTGGAAACATGAACTTTGCCAGGAGATTTGAATGCAACAAATGTGGTACACCAAAACCTGGAGACAGTTTTGGAG ACCGTGGCGGTAGAGGAGGCTTTGGTGGTGACCGTGGTGGTTTCAGAGGTGGAAGAGGCGGTTTCAGAGGTGGAGACCGTGGTGGTTACGGTGGTGGAGATCGTGGGGGCTATGGTGGTGGATACAAGATGGGAGGAAG AGGGGAGCacagagaggaaagaagagacCGGCCCTACTAA